In Zingiber officinale cultivar Zhangliang chromosome 8B, Zo_v1.1, whole genome shotgun sequence, a single genomic region encodes these proteins:
- the LOC122015204 gene encoding NADH-ubiquinone oxidoreductase chain 4-like codes for MLEHFFECYFDLSGLILCPVLGSIMILFIPNSRIRLIRLIGLCASLITFLYSLVLWIQFDPSTAKFQFVESLLLLPYENIHLVMGIDGLSLFFVILTTFLIPICILVGWSGMRSYGKEYIIAFLICSFLMIAVFCMLDLLLFYVFFESVLIPMLCGAEHLLFAGLISSAGALCSKAPMGGPPSS; via the coding sequence ATGTTAGAACATTTCTTTGAATGCTATTTCGATCTAAGTGGTCTTATTCTGTGTCCCGTGCTAGGAAGCATTATGATTCTTTTCATTCCAAATTCAAGAATACGACTGATACGATTGATTGGTCTGTGCGCTTCTCTTATTACTTTTTTGTATTCCCTTGTTCTTTGGATACAATTCGATCCTTCTACGGCCAAATTTCAATTTGTGGAAAGCCTTCTCTTGCTTCCTTATGAAAACATCCATTTAGTTATGGGTATAGACGGTCTCTCATTATTCTTCGTGATATTGACCACATTTCTGATCCCTATTTGCATTTTAGTGGGTTGGTCTGGTATGAGAAGTTATGGGAAAGAGTATATTATTGCATTTCTCATTTGTTCATTTCTAATGATCGCCGTGTTCTGCATGCTGGATCTTCTACTATTCTATGTTTTTTTCGAAAGCGTGCTAATCCCTATGTTGTGCGGAGCTGAGCATCTTCTATTCGCTGGGCTCATTTCCTCTGCAGGGGCCTTGTGCAGTAAAGCCCCTATGGGCGGTCCTCCGTCGTCGTAA